A portion of the Bacteroides faecium genome contains these proteins:
- a CDS encoding putative DNA modification/repair radical SAM protein — MNENVLAKLKILAESAKYDVSCSSSGTVRSNKPGMLGNTVGGWGICHSFAEDGRCISLLKIMLTNYCIYDCAYCINRRSNDLPRATFSVSELVELTMEFYRRNYIEGLFLSSGVVRNPDYTMERLVRVAKDLRLVHRFNGYIHLKSIPGASRELVNEAGLYADRLSVNVEIPKEENLKLLAPEKDHKSVFAPMKYIQQGVLESKEERQKFRHAPRFAPAGQSTQVIVGATSESDKDILFLSSALYNRPTMKRVYYSGYVSVNTYDKRLPALKQPPLVRENRLYQADWLLRFYQFKVDEIVDDSYPDLDLEIDPKLSWALRHPEHFPVDINKADYEMLLRVPGIGVKSAKLIVASRRFSRLGFYELKKIGVVMKKAQYFITCKELPLQMQTVNELSPQRVRTLLLPKPKKKVDERQLILDFGE, encoded by the coding sequence ATGAACGAAAATGTCCTGGCTAAACTGAAGATACTTGCGGAATCCGCCAAGTATGATGTTTCCTGCTCTTCCAGTGGCACAGTGCGCTCCAACAAACCGGGGATGCTGGGCAATACTGTGGGGGGATGGGGGATATGCCATAGTTTTGCCGAGGACGGGCGGTGCATATCGCTGCTGAAAATCATGCTTACCAATTACTGCATCTACGATTGCGCCTACTGCATCAACCGGCGTAGTAACGACCTTCCGCGTGCCACCTTCTCGGTATCCGAACTGGTGGAACTAACGATGGAATTTTATCGTCGCAACTATATAGAAGGTCTGTTTCTCAGTTCCGGCGTAGTCCGTAACCCCGACTATACGATGGAGCGCCTTGTGCGTGTTGCCAAAGACCTGCGACTAGTGCATCGCTTCAACGGATACATCCATCTGAAAAGCATCCCCGGTGCTAGCCGCGAACTGGTGAACGAGGCCGGACTGTATGCCGACCGTCTCAGTGTCAACGTAGAAATTCCCAAAGAAGAGAACTTGAAACTGCTTGCACCGGAAAAAGACCATAAAAGCGTCTTTGCCCCGATGAAATATATCCAGCAGGGCGTATTGGAGAGCAAGGAAGAACGGCAGAAATTCCGCCATGCCCCGCGCTTCGCACCTGCCGGACAGAGTACGCAAGTCATTGTCGGCGCCACTTCCGAATCGGATAAAGACATTCTGTTCCTCTCGTCGGCACTCTACAACCGTCCCACGATGAAGCGTGTCTACTACTCCGGCTATGTCTCCGTAAATACTTACGACAAGCGCCTGCCCGCCTTGAAGCAACCACCGCTGGTACGCGAAAACCGGCTTTACCAGGCCGACTGGCTGCTGCGTTTCTACCAATTCAAAGTAGACGAAATAGTGGACGACTCCTACCCGGACCTCGACCTCGAAATAGACCCGAAACTCTCGTGGGCTTTGCGCCATCCCGAACATTTCCCGGTCGACATCAATAAGGCGGATTACGAAATGCTTCTCCGTGTGCCGGGCATCGGCGTGAAATCGGCGAAGCTGATTGTCGCTTCCCGGCGTTTCTCCCGCTTGGGCTTTTATGAATTGAAAAAGATAGGAGTAGTGATGAAGAAAGCGCAATATTTCATCACCTGCAAAGAACTTCCCCTGCAAATGCAGACCGTGAACGAGCTTTCTCCGCAACGGGTACGCACCCTGCTGCTGCCGAAACCTAAAAAGAAAGTGGACGAACGCCAGTTGATACTTGACTTCGGAGAATGA
- a CDS encoding TIGR03915 family putative DNA repair protein: protein MNIYIYDKTFDGLLTAVFDAYFRKTFPDELLSEGDALPLFYDELHTVVTDEEKAARVWRGLQKKVSSSALGCLTQSWLSELPEVGMLIFRYIRKAIDSPRSIETNFADPDVLQLAQIWKKVDGERVHLMQFVRFQKAADGTFFAAFEPQFNALPLTVHHFKDRFADQKWIIYDMKRRYGFYYDLQEVTTISFDDDSRESHLITGMLDESLMDKDEKLFQQLWKTYFKAICIKERINPRKHRQDMPVRYWKYLTEKQR from the coding sequence ATGAATATTTATATCTACGATAAAACCTTTGACGGTCTGCTGACTGCTGTCTTTGACGCTTATTTCCGCAAGACTTTTCCCGACGAACTCTTGTCGGAAGGGGATGCTTTGCCCTTATTCTATGACGAATTGCATACGGTGGTCACCGACGAAGAGAAAGCCGCTCGCGTATGGCGTGGATTGCAGAAAAAAGTTTCGTCCTCGGCATTAGGCTGTCTTACTCAAAGTTGGCTGTCGGAACTGCCGGAAGTGGGAATGCTTATTTTCCGCTATATCCGCAAGGCGATTGATTCTCCCCGTTCCATTGAAACCAATTTTGCCGACCCGGATGTGCTGCAACTGGCGCAAATCTGGAAAAAGGTGGATGGCGAACGTGTACATTTGATGCAGTTCGTCCGTTTTCAGAAGGCTGCGGACGGGACGTTCTTCGCTGCTTTCGAACCGCAATTTAATGCGTTGCCGCTTACTGTTCATCACTTCAAAGACCGTTTTGCCGACCAAAAGTGGATTATCTATGATATGAAACGTCGTTATGGCTTTTATTACGACCTACAAGAAGTGACTACGATTTCTTTTGATGATGACAGTCGCGAATCCCACCTGATAACTGGGATGCTGGACGAAAGTCTCATGGATAAAGACGAAAAACTCTTCCAACAACTTTGGAAAACTTATTTCAAGGCGATTTGTATAAAAGAACGCATTAATCCGAGAAAACACAGGCAGGATATGCCTGTGCGTTACTGGAAGTATTTGACGGAGAAACAGCGGTGA
- a CDS encoding helix-turn-helix domain-containing protein → MEKMKFYTEEEIMDKHIGKKGTLARDKFEEDLQSFLIGEAIKKARQSKNLTQEELGNLIGVQRAQISRIESGKNLTLSTLARIFKAMGISAKLEIDNLGKVALW, encoded by the coding sequence ATGGAAAAAATGAAGTTTTATACGGAAGAAGAAATAATGGATAAACATATAGGAAAGAAGGGAACTCTTGCACGTGATAAGTTTGAAGAGGATTTACAATCTTTCCTTATTGGAGAAGCCATAAAAAAAGCCAGACAATCCAAAAATCTCACTCAAGAAGAACTTGGAAATCTGATAGGTGTACAGAGAGCCCAAATCTCCCGCATAGAAAGTGGGAAAAACTTAACTCTTTCCACGCTGGCTAGAATCTTTAAAGCGATGGGGATAAGTGCCAAATTAGAGATAGACAATTTAGGGAAAGTTGCCTTATGGTGA
- a CDS encoding type II toxin-antitoxin system RelE/ParE family toxin, with amino-acid sequence MAAKAKFKIVYSEEADNFLNQLPQKVKDKIIYNIAKSKFVIDPELFKKLDNTDIWEFRTLYNKSQYRLLAFWDKVNGVDTLVIATHGFIKKTQKTPSKEITKAEEIRKIYFNSKK; translated from the coding sequence ATGGCGGCAAAAGCAAAGTTCAAAATAGTATATTCAGAAGAAGCAGATAATTTCCTTAACCAGTTGCCCCAAAAGGTAAAAGATAAAATTATCTACAATATAGCAAAGTCTAAATTTGTTATAGACCCGGAACTCTTTAAGAAATTAGACAATACAGATATATGGGAATTCAGGACGCTCTATAATAAAAGTCAATATAGGCTACTGGCATTTTGGGATAAAGTGAACGGGGTAGATACTTTAGTCATTGCTACTCATGGATTTATAAAGAAAACCCAAAAGACTCCTTCCAAAGAAATAACAAAAGCGGAAGAGATAAGAAAGATATATTTTAATTCTAAAAAATGA
- a CDS encoding MgtC/SapB family protein: MMLNMDFVLRLLVAGILGAIIGLDREYRAKEAGYRTHFLVSLGSALIMIVSQYGFQEIIKENSVTLDPSRVAAQVVSGIGFIGAGTIIFQKQIVRGLTTAAGIWATAGIGLAVGAGMYTIGIAAMVLTLIGLELLSYLFKSIGMKSSMVSFSTTNKDTLKLIADRFNSKDYLIVSYEMETLHPGEAEFYQVTMVIKSKRNNDEGHLLSLIQEFPDVTVQRIE, encoded by the coding sequence ATGATGTTGAATATGGATTTTGTATTACGCTTGCTAGTTGCCGGAATACTCGGAGCCATTATCGGACTGGACCGCGAATACCGTGCCAAAGAAGCCGGATACCGCACTCACTTCCTCGTTTCGCTAGGCAGCGCATTGATTATGATTGTCTCCCAATACGGATTTCAGGAGATTATAAAAGAAAACAGTGTGACGCTCGACCCTAGTCGTGTAGCGGCACAAGTTGTCAGCGGCATCGGATTTATCGGTGCAGGAACCATCATCTTTCAGAAACAAATAGTCCGCGGACTGACCACCGCCGCAGGCATTTGGGCAACGGCAGGCATCGGGCTGGCGGTCGGCGCAGGAATGTACACTATCGGCATTGCCGCTATGGTATTAACTCTTATCGGACTGGAACTGCTCAGCTACCTATTCAAGAGTATCGGCATGAAAAGCTCCATGGTATCTTTCTCTACCACCAATAAAGACACGCTGAAACTGATAGCAGACAGATTCAATTCTAAAGATTATCTAATAGTCTCTTATGAAATGGAGACGTTGCATCCCGGCGAAGCAGAATTTTATCAAGTGACAATGGTTATCAAGTCAAAACGGAACAATGATGAAGGACATCTGCTTTCTCTGATACAGGAATTTCCGGACGTGACGGTGCAAAGGATTGAATAA
- a CDS encoding DUF2809 domain-containing protein codes for MKKRIFYIISFLVIFCIEVLIALYVRDNFVRPYIGDVLVVVLVYSFVRIFLPTGIPRMPFYVFLFACFIEVMQYFQLVETLGITNRVARVVLGSTFDWADIACYAVGCFLIFLFERIGKKRL; via the coding sequence ATGAAGAAAAGAATATTTTATATAATCAGCTTTTTGGTTATCTTTTGTATAGAAGTACTGATAGCTTTGTATGTACGTGATAATTTCGTGCGTCCTTACATCGGAGATGTATTGGTCGTTGTGCTGGTATATAGTTTTGTGAGAATATTCCTGCCGACAGGCATTCCACGAATGCCGTTCTATGTATTTCTCTTTGCTTGTTTTATAGAAGTGATGCAGTACTTCCAATTAGTGGAGACTTTAGGAATAACGAATCGCGTAGCCAGGGTTGTGCTAGGCTCTACGTTCGATTGGGCGGATATTGCCTGTTATGCAGTGGGATGCTTTTTAATTTTCTTGTTCGAGCGTATTGGTAAGAAACGTTTATAA
- a CDS encoding HigA family addiction module antitoxin translates to MDTIKRLPTHPGDVLKEELEYRKISQKKFSEILGVPYTMLNEILNGKRPVTSDFALMVEAALGINPELLINMQTRYNMALAREKKSLSNRLNEIRKMCASLL, encoded by the coding sequence ATGGATACAATAAAAAGACTACCAACACATCCGGGCGATGTATTGAAAGAAGAATTGGAATACCGCAAAATTTCTCAAAAGAAATTCTCGGAAATTCTTGGAGTTCCTTATACAATGCTAAATGAGATTCTGAATGGGAAAAGACCTGTCACCAGTGATTTTGCATTAATGGTAGAGGCAGCCTTAGGCATTAATCCTGAACTACTTATCAATATGCAGACACGTTACAATATGGCTCTAGCCCGCGAAAAAAAGTCTCTCTCGAACCGGCTTAATGAAATACGTAAAATGTGCGCTTCGCTATTATAA
- the galB gene encoding beta-galactosidase GalB, with the protein MNKHLKIAVALLVALPALAIAQVRTEQTFEKGWKFTREDDKNFSQKQYDDAKWQSVTVPHDWAIYGPFSIDNDKQKVAITQDGQKEALEHAGRTGGLPFVGVGWYRLNFEAPAFSSGKKATLILDGAMSHARVYINGQEAGYWPYGYNSFYIDATPYLKANEQNTLAVRLENETESSRWYPGAGLYRNVHLVINEDAHIPTWGTQLTTPVVKKEFAKVNLKTSLEFPSGKSFTDYRIVTELKAPDGKTVATNEEKGTKYDGKVFEQDFVIDAPLLWSPDSPSLYSAVSKVYEGNTLKDEYTTPFGIRSIEIIPNKGFYLNGERTVFKGVCNHHDLGPLGGIANEAGIRRQIRILKDMGCNAIRTSHNMPAPELIRACDEMGMMVMAESFDEWKGAKLQNGYHKVFDEWVEKDLVNLLHQFRNSPSVVMWCIGNEVPDQWNGDRGPKLSRFLQDICHREDPTRPVTQGMDAPDAVVNNNMAAVMDVAGFNYRPHKYQENYKKLPQQIILGSETASTLSSRGVYKLPVARRSMHKYPDHQASSYDVEHCGWSNLPEDDFIQHEDLPYCIGEFVWTGFDYLGEPTPYYTDWPSHSSLFGIIDLAGLPKDRYYLYRSHWNKKEETLHILPHWNWEGHEGEVVPVFVYTNYPSAELFINGKSQGKRTKDLSVTIDNSADSVSMANLKRQQRYRLMWMDTKYEPGTVKVVAYDKDGKAVAEKEIQTAGKPHHIELIPDRTQINADGKDLSFVTVRVVDKDGNLCPLADNVINFKVKGAGTYRAGANGNPASLESFQTPKMKVFSGMMTAIVSSSDKPGKIILEATGKGLAKGVLEIESK; encoded by the coding sequence ATGAATAAACATCTTAAAATCGCAGTAGCTCTATTAGTAGCTTTACCGGCATTAGCCATCGCACAAGTGCGCACCGAACAGACCTTTGAGAAAGGATGGAAATTCACTCGTGAAGACGACAAGAATTTTAGCCAGAAACAGTATGATGATGCCAAATGGCAATCTGTCACAGTCCCACACGACTGGGCTATCTACGGTCCTTTCAGTATTGACAACGACAAACAGAAAGTAGCTATCACTCAGGATGGCCAGAAGGAAGCACTGGAACACGCAGGGCGCACAGGCGGACTTCCTTTTGTCGGAGTGGGCTGGTATCGCCTGAATTTCGAAGCTCCGGCTTTCTCTTCCGGCAAGAAAGCAACTCTTATCCTTGATGGCGCCATGAGCCATGCCCGTGTGTATATCAACGGACAGGAAGCGGGTTACTGGCCCTATGGCTATAACTCTTTCTACATCGACGCCACCCCTTACCTGAAAGCGAACGAGCAGAACACATTAGCCGTCCGCCTTGAAAACGAAACTGAATCTTCACGCTGGTATCCGGGAGCAGGGCTTTACCGGAATGTTCATCTGGTGATTAACGAAGATGCGCATATCCCGACATGGGGAACGCAACTGACTACCCCTGTCGTGAAAAAAGAATTTGCCAAAGTAAACTTGAAAACCAGTCTCGAATTTCCTTCCGGCAAGTCTTTTACTGATTACCGTATCGTGACCGAACTGAAAGCTCCCGACGGAAAAACAGTAGCCACCAATGAGGAAAAAGGAACGAAGTACGACGGAAAGGTATTTGAACAAGATTTCGTGATAGATGCTCCTTTGCTTTGGTCGCCCGACTCACCGTCGCTCTATTCTGCCGTATCCAAAGTTTACGAAGGAAATACGCTGAAAGACGAATATACCACACCATTCGGTATCCGTTCCATCGAAATCATCCCGAACAAAGGATTTTATCTGAATGGAGAACGTACTGTATTTAAAGGTGTCTGCAATCATCATGACTTAGGACCGTTGGGCGGTATTGCCAATGAAGCCGGTATCCGTCGCCAGATACGCATATTGAAGGATATGGGTTGCAACGCCATCCGTACTTCTCACAATATGCCTGCACCGGAATTGATCCGAGCTTGTGACGAGATGGGCATGATGGTAATGGCAGAATCATTCGACGAATGGAAAGGTGCCAAATTGCAGAATGGTTATCACAAGGTTTTCGATGAATGGGTGGAGAAGGATTTAGTAAATCTGCTTCACCAGTTCCGCAACAGTCCCAGTGTGGTGATGTGGTGTATCGGTAATGAAGTTCCCGACCAATGGAACGGTGACCGCGGTCCGAAGCTTTCCCGTTTCCTGCAAGACATCTGCCATCGTGAAGACCCTACCCGTCCCGTCACTCAAGGTATGGATGCTCCTGATGCTGTGGTTAATAACAATATGGCTGCCGTGATGGATGTAGCCGGATTCAATTATCGTCCACACAAATATCAAGAGAATTACAAGAAACTCCCGCAACAGATTATCCTGGGCAGTGAGACTGCTTCAACGCTCAGTTCGCGCGGCGTGTACAAGCTGCCTGTTGCCCGCCGTTCGATGCATAAATATCCCGACCATCAGGCTTCCTCTTATGATGTAGAACACTGCGGATGGTCTAACTTGCCCGAAGATGATTTTATCCAGCATGAAGACTTGCCGTATTGTATCGGAGAATTCGTATGGACCGGATTCGACTATCTGGGTGAACCGACTCCTTATTATACGGACTGGCCAAGCCACTCTTCCCTATTCGGCATCATCGACCTTGCCGGATTGCCGAAAGACCGTTATTATCTCTATCGCAGCCATTGGAACAAGAAAGAAGAAACGCTCCATATCCTGCCGCACTGGAATTGGGAAGGACACGAAGGGGAAGTAGTGCCTGTATTTGTCTATACCAACTATCCGTCTGCCGAACTGTTCATCAACGGCAAGAGCCAGGGCAAACGCACGAAAGACCTCTCTGTGACGATTGACAACAGCGCCGATTCCGTTTCTATGGCTAACCTTAAACGCCAGCAGCGTTATCGCCTGATGTGGATGGATACGAAGTACGAACCGGGCACGGTGAAAGTCGTGGCTTATGACAAAGACGGCAAGGCTGTTGCCGAAAAGGAGATTCAGACAGCCGGAAAGCCTCATCATATTGAACTGATACCTGACCGCACACAAATTAATGCCGACGGAAAAGACTTGTCATTTGTAACTGTCAGAGTAGTGGATAAAGATGGAAACCTCTGTCCATTAGCCGACAATGTTATCAATTTTAAAGTGAAAGGCGCAGGAACATACCGTGCAGGAGCCAACGGGAATCCCGCTTCGCTCGAATCGTTCCAGACACCGAAAATGAAGGTCTTTAGCGGTATGATGACTGCTATCGTTTCTTCTTCCGACAAGCCGGGAAAGATTATACTGGAAGCTACCGGAAAAGGGTTGGCGAAAGGTGTGTTGGAGATTGAAAGTAAATAG
- a CDS encoding ion transporter has protein sequence MKLKERIQRFLHDEKLKRKLYVIIFESDTPAGKLFDVILIGCILVSVLLVIIESLKGLPSFLTTPFVVLEYLFTAFFTFEYLTRIYCSPRPRKYIFSFFGIVDLLATLPLYIGLLFPGARYLLIIRAFRLIRVFRVFKLFNFLNEGERLLTALRESSKKIAVFFMFVVILVTSIGTLMYMIEGTQPGSQFNNIPNSIYWAIVTMTTVGYGDITPATGLGKFLSACVMLIGYTIIAVPTGIVSASMMKDYKRRRDKECPNCHRSGHEDNAEFCKYCGSSLNPPETKEKPKDEAKDEAKDEAKNDT, from the coding sequence ATGAAACTGAAAGAAAGAATCCAACGTTTTCTGCATGACGAAAAACTGAAACGAAAGTTATACGTCATCATCTTCGAATCGGACACCCCCGCAGGGAAATTGTTCGATGTGATTCTTATCGGCTGTATCCTGGTCAGCGTGCTGCTCGTCATCATCGAAAGCCTGAAAGGACTTCCCTCATTCCTGACGACTCCGTTCGTCGTACTGGAATATCTTTTCACCGCTTTCTTCACGTTCGAGTATCTGACGAGAATTTATTGCTCGCCCCGTCCCCGGAAATACATTTTCAGTTTCTTCGGCATCGTTGACCTGTTGGCCACCCTGCCACTCTATATCGGGCTACTCTTCCCGGGTGCACGCTACCTGCTTATCATACGCGCCTTCCGGCTGATACGGGTATTCCGTGTATTCAAATTATTCAACTTCCTGAACGAAGGTGAACGGCTGCTCACCGCCCTGCGCGAGAGTAGCAAGAAGATTGCAGTATTCTTCATGTTTGTCGTTATTCTGGTTACCTCTATCGGGACATTGATGTATATGATTGAAGGTACTCAGCCCGGTTCACAGTTCAACAATATTCCGAACAGCATCTATTGGGCAATCGTCACCATGACTACCGTAGGCTACGGAGACATCACCCCTGCCACCGGTTTAGGAAAGTTTCTTTCCGCCTGCGTGATGCTTATCGGTTACACCATTATCGCCGTACCAACAGGTATCGTATCGGCTTCAATGATGAAAGATTACAAACGCAGAAGAGATAAAGAATGTCCCAACTGCCACCGCTCCGGCCATGAGGACAACGCGGAGTTTTGCAAATACTGCGGAAGTAGCCTGAATCCGCCCGAAACAAAAGAAAAACCAAAAGACGAAGCGAAAGACGAAGCAAAAGACGAAGCGAAAAATGACACATAA
- a CDS encoding lytic transglycosylase domain-containing protein — MKKQTKINYILTLILVFCIGATIPTLIGSSQVNEQHSAKSEVPYCVTSPTVPTQVTFDGTTIDLRRYDRRERMDREMMAFTYMHSTTMLLIKRANRYFPIVEPILKANGIPDDFKYLMVIESNLNNIARSPAGAAGLWQFMPATGREFGLEVNDNVDERYNIEKATVAACKYFKQAYEKYGDWMAVSAAYNAGQARISSQLDKQLASHAMDLWLVEETSRYMFRLLAAKEIFSNPQRYGFLLKREHLYPAIPYKKVTVSTPIDNLSDYAKQQGITYAQLRDANPWLRDTSLKNKTGKTYVLHIPTQEGMYYDPQKTVAYNKNWVID, encoded by the coding sequence ATGAAGAAACAAACTAAAATCAACTATATCCTGACTCTTATATTAGTGTTCTGCATCGGCGCTACCATCCCTACCTTGATAGGCAGCAGCCAAGTCAACGAACAACACTCGGCAAAGTCGGAAGTGCCCTATTGCGTCACCTCTCCCACCGTGCCCACCCAAGTCACTTTCGACGGAACCACCATCGACCTTCGCCGCTACGACCGCCGCGAACGGATGGACCGCGAAATGATGGCGTTCACCTACATGCACTCTACGACCATGCTTCTGATAAAGCGTGCCAACCGATATTTCCCTATCGTAGAACCGATATTGAAAGCGAACGGTATTCCCGATGATTTCAAATACCTCATGGTGATTGAAAGTAACCTGAACAATATCGCCCGCTCTCCTGCCGGAGCAGCCGGACTGTGGCAATTCATGCCCGCCACCGGACGGGAATTCGGACTGGAAGTAAATGATAACGTGGATGAACGTTACAACATCGAGAAAGCAACCGTAGCTGCCTGCAAGTACTTCAAACAAGCGTATGAAAAATATGGCGACTGGATGGCAGTGTCCGCCGCATACAATGCCGGACAGGCACGCATCTCTTCCCAACTTGACAAGCAACTGGCAAGCCATGCCATGGACTTATGGTTGGTGGAAGAAACGTCGCGCTATATGTTCCGCCTGCTCGCTGCCAAAGAGATATTCAGCAACCCGCAACGTTATGGATTCCTGCTGAAAAGAGAACATCTCTATCCGGCCATCCCCTACAAGAAAGTGACTGTCAGCACTCCCATCGACAACCTGAGCGATTACGCCAAACAACAAGGCATCACCTATGCACAACTCCGTGACGCTAACCCGTGGCTGCGCGACACTTCACTGAAGAACAAAACCGGAAAGACATACGTTCTCCATATTCCCACACAAGAGGGAATGTACTACGACCCGCAAAAGACTGTTGCCTACAACAAGAATTGGGTAATTGATTAA
- a CDS encoding Fic family protein, protein MEEFEEYIKQGEPHKKEKGYAWLTAIGLQAVDGLKPSSYLIQTARQHIEGDITIDEVKHLVDSYYKSKAIRTDIEDRTEEADKVSARITEILSEKTFKFSPVEYITIHRRLFEGIYKFAGKIRDYNITKKEWVLKGDTVLYASAGIIRDTLDYDFAQEKDFDYKGLNIDEAIRHITKFVSGIWQIHAFGEGNTRTTAVFTIKYLRTFGFNISNEAFVNHSWYFRNALVRANYNNLTNGIYATTEYIERFFRNLILNEKNELKNRYLLIEELDNQTIKSANSLNADTPKSKNCTLGCTLEEMAVLTYLKEKPNATQKEIAAHIGKSERTIKTITIKLSEKGMIERKNGKRNGYWEIKINDSNN, encoded by the coding sequence ATGGAAGAATTCGAAGAATATATCAAACAAGGTGAACCTCACAAAAAAGAAAAAGGTTATGCTTGGCTAACTGCGATAGGATTGCAGGCTGTGGACGGGCTGAAACCTTCAAGCTATCTGATACAGACAGCCCGGCAGCACATTGAGGGTGATATCACCATTGATGAAGTAAAGCATTTGGTAGACAGCTATTACAAATCAAAAGCTATTAGAACTGATATAGAAGACCGGACGGAAGAAGCAGATAAAGTTTCGGCCCGCATTACTGAAATTCTTTCGGAAAAGACCTTCAAATTTTCCCCTGTAGAGTACATAACCATTCATAGACGATTATTTGAAGGCATTTACAAATTTGCAGGAAAAATAAGAGATTACAATATCACCAAAAAAGAATGGGTACTAAAAGGAGATACTGTCCTCTACGCAAGTGCCGGCATTATTCGTGACACCTTAGATTATGATTTTGCACAAGAAAAGGATTTTGATTACAAAGGTCTGAATATAGACGAAGCCATCAGGCATATTACAAAATTTGTGTCGGGAATATGGCAAATACATGCTTTCGGAGAAGGTAATACCCGAACCACTGCTGTATTTACCATCAAATATTTACGCACTTTCGGGTTTAATATCAGCAACGAAGCATTTGTCAATCATTCATGGTATTTTCGGAATGCTCTAGTCCGTGCAAACTATAACAATCTGACAAATGGTATTTATGCCACGACTGAATATATTGAAAGGTTCTTTAGAAACCTGATTCTTAATGAGAAAAATGAATTAAAAAACCGTTATCTACTAATTGAAGAACTTGATAACCAAACAATTAAAAGTGCAAATTCACTAAACGCAGATACCCCAAAGAGCAAAAATTGCACTTTAGGCTGCACTTTAGAAGAAATGGCTGTATTGACATACCTCAAAGAAAAGCCGAATGCGACTCAAAAAGAAATAGCAGCCCATATAGGCAAATCAGAAAGAACAATTAAGACAATTACCATAAAATTGAGCGAAAAAGGAATGATTGAGCGAAAAAACGGTAAGCGTAACGGGTATTGGGAAATCAAAATTAACGATTCGAATAACTAA